One window of Metopolophium dirhodum isolate CAU chromosome 3, ASM1992520v1, whole genome shotgun sequence genomic DNA carries:
- the LOC132940181 gene encoding ribonuclease P protein subunit p25 — protein sequence METVKPKCVYQEERWTRSLITIDNLPDNFEHLQVNNHSKIRNMLGFAVKSFEHSNHLVCSASGPSVNKAVTCAEILKRQMPELKQVTGIGYRNVRMIKDEMIDGKVSQTITTRRLPSIHILLSKNHLHPSLPGYQGADKVSDHVNRPVSRRTFEKNDYRGTKEG from the exons TGGAAACTGTGAAACCTAAATGTGTATACCAGGAAGAACGTTGGACACGTTCCTTGATTACAATTGACAATTTACCAGacaattttgaacatttacaagtTAATAATCATTCCAAAATCCGAAACATGCTTGGTTTTGCagtaaaaagttttgaacaCTCTAATCATCTAGTTTGTAGTGCCAGTGGCCCATCAGTTAACAAAGCTGTAACGTGTGCGGAAATATTGAAAAGACAGATGCCTGAACTTAAACAAGTCACTGGTATTGGATATAGAAa TGTAAGGATGATTAAGGATGAGATGATTGATGGTAAAGTATCTCAAACAATTACAACAAGAAGACTACCTTCAATTCATATTCTTTTATCCAAAAATCACCTTCATCCTAGTTTACCTGG ataccAGGGAGCTGACAAGGTATCAGATCATGTTAATAGGCCAGTGTCTCGcagaacatttgaaaaaaacgattacCGCGGTACTAAGGAAGGTTAA
- the LOC132941176 gene encoding ribosomal RNA-processing protein 7 homolog A, producing MEECVGFKVLPVKVNENSKAIRQLFLKMHITRDKCAQKPEYQTLFVVGVPEFCDQKTMKHAFRCCGKVKSVYFHNEPTPIEPEILPSKYFIPKSIKGFKVAYVVFAHTSGLENALSLKCTESEPFILSTQSAPITNIVNRWCENYNDSIVDEKELQLEIDTYMSKYDKTSAARIQTEKETVDNEDEDGWKTVTKKGRNPGFARKEVIKNNIMKNEAKKKIKKTLKNFYRFQIKETKINQLMELRNKFDNDKSKIELLKQSRKFKPF from the exons atggAAGAATGTGTTGGATTTAAAG TTCTCCCGGTGAAAGTCAATGAAAATTCCAAAGCTATTCgtcagttatttttaaaaatgcatataacCAGGGACAAATGTGCACAAAAACCAGAATATCAGACACTATTTGTGGTCGGCGTTCCTGAATTTTGCGATCAa aAAACTATGAAACACGCATTTCGTTGCTGTGGTAAAGTAAAATCAGTATATTTTCACAATGAACCAACTCCAATTGAACCAGAAATATTGCCTTCTAAATATTTCATTCCAAAATCAATTAAA GGCTTCAAAGTGGCTTATGTCGTGTTTGCACACACATCTGGTTTGGAAAATGCATTGTCACTAAAATGTACTGAAAGTGAACCTTTCATTTTGTCCACACAATCTGCTCCAATCACAAATATAGTTAACC gatgGTGTGAGAATTATAATGACAGTATTGTTGATGAAAAAGAATTACAATTGGAGATTGATACTTACATGTCGAAATATGACAAAACGTCAGCAGCACGAATCCAAACTGAAAAAGAAACAGTTGACAATGAAGATGAAGATGGGTGGAAAACTGTtactaaaaa AGGAAGGAATCCTGGATTTGCACGCAAGGAAGTTATTAAGAATAACATAATGAAAAACGAGGCTAAGAAAAAGATAAAGAAAACACTGAAAAACTTTTATCGGTTCCAAATTaaagaaactaaaataaatc aactgATGGAGTTACGCAACAAGTTTGATAATGACAAATCAAAAATTGAACTACTAAAACAGAGCAGAAAATTTAAACCTTTTTAA
- the LOC132940179 gene encoding MOB-like protein phocein — MKMAESVKKLLKRNKPGTKANFFRKWPDEPFEEMESTLAVQEFIQQQIRIDPSNIDIILTPPDSQEEGVWKYEHLRQFCMELNGLAVELQTECLPDTCSQMTSTEQWIFLCAAHKTPKECPAIDYTRHTLDGAACLLNSNKYFPSRVNIKESSVAKLGSVCRRVYRIFSHAYYHHQNIYNKFENETYLCQRFTKFVIKYSLMAKENLIVPMPDAIMQGIRTEEDGTTSIKEP; from the exons ATGAAGATGGCTGAATCAGTAAAGAAACTATTAAAACGAAACAAACCAGGAACAAAAGCCAAT TTCTTCCGTAAATGGCCTGACGAACCGTTTGAAGAGATGGAAAGTACATTAGCTGTTCAAGAgtttattcagcaacaaatacGTATAGATCCGAGTAATATTGATATCATATTGACACCGCCAGATTCACAAGAAGAAGGAGTTTGGAAATACGAACACCTAAG GCAGTTTTGTATGGAATTGAATGGGCTAGCGGTTGAATTGCAAACTGAATGTTTACCCGATACATGTAGCCAAATGACATCAACTGAACAGTGGATATTTTTATGCGCTGCGCATAAAACTCCTAAGGAATGTCCTGCTATTGATTACACCCGCCACACTTTAGATGGAGCTGCTTGTTTATTAAACAGCAACAAATATTTTCCTAGCAG aGTTAATATTAAAGAATCATCAGTGGCGAAATTGGGATCTGTTTGTCGGCGAGTGTATAGGATATTTTCCCATGCATACTACCAtcatcaaaacatttataataaatttgag aaTGAAACATACTTATGCCAGAGGTTTACAAAATTTGTGATTAAATACAGCTTAATGGCAAAAGAAAACCTGATTGTGCCTATGCCTGATGCAATTATGCAAGGTATACGAACCGAAGAGGATGGAACAACATCAATTAAAGAGCCATAA